In Chryseobacterium turcicum, a single window of DNA contains:
- a CDS encoding toprim domain-containing protein, translating to MNCEEARQKIKIRTILESFNLFPVKENRKTAFYFALDREETVPSLSVDFVKNTAFDFGTGKNYDVISLVQQMNKCSVSEALKYLLSFNIPVFRNVDVKMITEVKNYQIIKVSEIRHLALIQYLKSREVFEQKHLVEEILYRLDGKTLFAIGFLNNSGGYEIRNKYTKICLGQKDVTWVKNEPNVNNEVLIFEGFFDYLAYRNMTREESSKADYLILNSTALLFKVRDALNEYDLISLFLDNDTNGRLTKETIQMNYEKVEDCSLIYSDFKDMNEWFCNYRR from the coding sequence ATGAACTGCGAGGAAGCCAGACAAAAAATAAAGATCAGAACGATTTTGGAATCGTTCAATCTTTTTCCTGTGAAAGAAAACAGGAAAACTGCTTTTTATTTTGCACTTGATAGGGAGGAAACTGTTCCCAGCCTGTCAGTCGATTTTGTGAAAAATACGGCATTTGATTTTGGCACTGGTAAAAATTATGATGTAATATCACTAGTTCAGCAGATGAATAAATGTTCTGTTTCTGAAGCGCTGAAATATCTTCTAAGCTTTAATATTCCTGTTTTTAGAAATGTAGACGTTAAAATGATTACTGAAGTTAAGAATTACCAGATCATTAAAGTTAGTGAAATCAGACACCTTGCATTGATCCAATATTTAAAATCTCGAGAGGTCTTTGAACAGAAACATTTAGTAGAAGAGATACTTTATCGTTTGGACGGCAAAACATTATTCGCAATTGGCTTTCTAAATAATTCGGGAGGTTATGAAATCAGAAATAAATATACAAAGATATGTTTAGGCCAAAAGGATGTTACTTGGGTCAAAAATGAGCCGAACGTAAATAATGAGGTACTTATTTTTGAAGGTTTTTTTGATTATCTGGCGTACAGAAATATGACTCGAGAAGAGAGTTCAAAAGCGGATTATCTGATTCTGAATTCAACAGCATTGCTTTTTAAGGTCAGGGATGCCTTGAATGAATATGATCTAATATCACTATTTCTGGACAATGATACTAATGGTAGATTGACCAAAGAAACAATCCAAATGAATTATGAAAAAGTGGAGGATTGTTCATTAATATACAGTGATTTTAAAGATATGAACGAGTGGTTTTGTAATTACCGCAGATAA
- a CDS encoding HTTM domain-containing protein: MKTIIIRFVEFVCYFFILLFCYASISKIIDFENFQVQIAQSPILSSVAGFISYGVLIIELVVCFLLIFERTRIIGLYSSFFLMVSFTIYIYVILNYSDNVPCSCGGILEKMGWRTHLIFNIATVILSSSAILLHTGQRRKKIITSVFVQLLLSVLSTAMILVLYHRSDYMIKKENHFIRRFLQHPITEEKRYDLEVNSYYFAGSSKDSVYLGNYTTPFSLISLDTGLKGMNEKKIIPDRFDFNFKRAILQINAPYYYLYDGTVPVIYKGLLGNEKVHTYSRSQAYFSQLINWDQRSFIFSTYYAPLKKQSLGILSPEEKNPLQLKPDLLQKSKDGVFDTDGVILFDSENQSLVYVHYYKNQLLMMDKDLNIKGNFKTIDTISQPQIDVAELSDGRRKMNKPPLKVNFTSTVKYGLLFNQSNLMGRYENSKNWENNAVIDVYSIAEQNYIGSFYLSKPKEIKKIQLEIVGDHLFVLVGNEIIRYRFAQNITRHFIKGESRKP; the protein is encoded by the coding sequence ATGAAAACGATCATAATAAGATTTGTAGAATTTGTGTGCTACTTTTTCATCCTGCTGTTTTGTTATGCCAGCATCAGTAAAATTATCGATTTTGAAAATTTTCAGGTTCAGATAGCGCAATCCCCTATTTTAAGTTCAGTTGCAGGATTTATTTCTTATGGTGTGCTGATTATAGAATTGGTGGTTTGTTTTCTGCTTATTTTCGAAAGAACTAGAATTATCGGACTGTACTCATCTTTTTTCCTGATGGTCTCGTTTACGATCTACATTTATGTAATTCTAAATTACAGCGATAATGTCCCCTGTTCTTGCGGTGGAATATTGGAAAAAATGGGATGGAGAACCCATCTCATTTTTAACATTGCAACCGTCATACTTTCATCGTCTGCGATTCTTTTGCACACAGGCCAGAGAAGGAAAAAAATAATTACTTCTGTTTTTGTACAACTTCTCTTATCTGTACTTAGCACCGCAATGATCCTCGTACTATATCACCGCTCTGATTATATGATAAAGAAAGAAAATCATTTTATAAGAAGATTTCTTCAACATCCGATCACGGAAGAGAAGCGGTACGATCTTGAGGTTAATTCTTACTATTTCGCAGGTTCATCAAAAGACTCTGTTTATCTCGGAAATTACACCACTCCCTTCTCGCTGATATCTTTAGATACAGGACTAAAAGGAATGAATGAAAAAAAGATCATTCCGGATCGTTTTGATTTCAATTTCAAGAGAGCTATTTTACAGATCAATGCGCCTTATTATTATCTGTATGATGGAACCGTTCCTGTCATTTATAAAGGCTTGCTGGGAAATGAGAAAGTGCATACTTATAGTAGATCACAAGCCTACTTCAGTCAGCTAATCAATTGGGATCAGCGTTCTTTCATTTTCAGTACCTACTATGCGCCTTTGAAAAAACAGTCGTTAGGCATTTTGTCTCCTGAAGAAAAGAATCCTCTTCAATTAAAACCAGATCTTTTACAGAAATCTAAAGATGGGGTTTTTGACACAGACGGAGTGATACTTTTTGATAGTGAAAACCAAAGTCTGGTCTATGTTCATTACTATAAAAATCAGCTTTTGATGATGGATAAAGACCTGAATATAAAAGGTAATTTCAAAACCATCGATACCATAAGCCAGCCCCAAATTGATGTTGCTGAATTAAGCGATGGGAGAAGAAAGATGAATAAGCCCCCGCTTAAGGTCAATTTTACATCCACCGTTAAATATGGTCTGCTGTTTAACCAATCTAATTTAATGGGCAGATATGAAAACAGTAAGAATTGGGAAAATAATGCTGTAATCGATGTGTATTCCATTGCTGAGCAAAATTATATAGGCAGCTTTTACCTTTCAAAACCTAAAGAAATTAAAAAAATACAATTGGAAATCGTAGGAGATCATCTTTTTGTATTAGTCGGAAATGAAATCATCAGGTATCGTTTTGCGCAGAACATTACCAGGCATTTCATTAAAGGGGAAAGCCGAAAACCCTGA
- a CDS encoding DUF3853 family protein has translation MKKIDPATPIWQLTVGEFLEVSKNINSEKKYEYGLKGLAKILGCSLSKASEVKSSGMLDAAIVQNGNIIIIDKEKALQLFGKK, from the coding sequence ATGAAGAAAATTGATCCTGCTACACCTATTTGGCAATTGACAGTAGGGGAATTCTTAGAGGTTTCAAAGAATATTAATTCTGAAAAAAAATACGAGTATGGACTGAAAGGACTGGCAAAAATTTTAGGATGTTCTCTTTCCAAAGCTTCAGAAGTAAAATCCTCGGGCATGTTGGATGCTGCGATTGTTCAAAATGGAAATATTATCATTATTGATAAAGAAAAAGCTCTTCAGCTTTTTGGTAAAAAATAG
- a CDS encoding RteC domain-containing protein: protein MNGENFKSITGQLWKDLNTQIDQINRTENDIILKSEEILMEIDSALRKLKEYAGENEFKGWREEIDFFKTTKPKFVSLYIYYSKILAIESGRPYADPEILRSYYEKERSNLIYFYQENRDFISYYRRQAMYLDKKYFVRRNFDFKLKLSPEFYSYDQDFSTSHDHTVSQILANDLLESYLAEKISSENILERMVFQSSQLEWTAPKVAMTELLYALYLTKCFNGGQCDAIDVFRWAETALNINLGNYHKTLSEIRQRKTDQTRFLKLIQQNMQSYLENSDQ from the coding sequence ATGAATGGAGAGAATTTTAAGTCGATTACAGGGCAATTGTGGAAGGATCTTAACACACAGATCGATCAGATTAATAGGACAGAGAATGACATTATTCTAAAATCAGAAGAAATCCTGATGGAAATAGATAGTGCCTTGCGTAAACTTAAGGAATATGCCGGGGAGAACGAGTTTAAGGGTTGGCGTGAGGAAATAGATTTTTTTAAAACGACAAAACCCAAATTTGTCTCACTGTACATCTATTATTCCAAGATCTTGGCCATTGAGAGTGGTAGACCATATGCAGACCCTGAGATATTGAGATCGTACTATGAAAAGGAAAGGAGCAATCTCATTTATTTTTATCAAGAAAACAGAGATTTTATAAGTTACTACAGGCGTCAGGCAATGTACTTGGATAAAAAGTATTTTGTAAGGCGTAATTTTGATTTTAAATTGAAGTTAAGTCCTGAATTCTATAGCTACGATCAGGATTTTTCTACATCTCACGACCATACGGTTTCACAGATCTTAGCCAATGACCTTCTTGAGTCTTATCTGGCAGAGAAGATCAGCTCAGAAAATATTCTCGAGCGGATGGTTTTTCAGAGCAGTCAGCTCGAATGGACAGCTCCAAAGGTGGCAATGACCGAATTGCTATATGCTTTATATCTGACCAAATGTTTCAATGGAGGTCAGTGCGATGCTATAGATGTCTTCCGCTGGGCAGAAACCGCATTGAATATCAATCTTGGAAATTACCATAAAACTTTAAGCGAGATCAGACAGAGAAAAACAGATCAAACCAGGTTTCTAAAGCTTATCCAGCAAAATATGCAGAGTTATCTGGAAAATTCTGATCAATGA
- a CDS encoding DUF6520 family protein, whose amino-acid sequence MKNFRKIALPVAILLMGAGSAYATTAFKSAKTDFQGYRFDPAAPVGQRCVLTEKMCTDIRGEVCTYSDASGTHNLSKNIDGTSCGDQLFEIE is encoded by the coding sequence ATGAAAAATTTCAGAAAAATCGCATTGCCCGTAGCAATCCTATTGATGGGTGCCGGAAGTGCGTATGCTACCACAGCATTCAAGTCAGCAAAAACAGATTTCCAAGGCTATCGTTTTGATCCTGCAGCACCTGTCGGACAAAGATGTGTTCTGACGGAAAAAATGTGTACTGATATTCGAGGAGAAGTCTGTACCTACAGCGATGCTTCCGGAACACACAATCTATCCAAGAACATCGACGGGACTTCTTGCGGAGATCAGTTGTTTGAGATCGAATAA
- a CDS encoding helix-turn-helix domain-containing protein, with amino-acid sequence MLILKGHIAFVFFLFVNLFQSQEQQNSYKKLSSIFNKYVENDERAMVYVNLYIQKAKEESDLKRLIVGYEEAIYYSSLIERKLKYSDSTIITALKAEDKDQISRSYLGKGIIYYYNVRNFKKALAEYIRAYQYSKGSEDEYLKNKIIYHLGIVKCYLGYNSEAAGHFVETASYFETNMKSDGLHENTRLNYESGYFNSIYRLSKCYHNLKLYVKEDSLIKIGLDKIDGSDKLSTEFAYFQKGRGIQLIRQQRPDEALLHFKIAEDILMHKQDVASLATVNFYLGKLYWNAGKRKESLVHLNKVDAMFNKYKMITPEIRSSYEYLINDTKEHGNKDKRLYYTTQLLKADSIIITDFPPLSSKMKYEYDTERLMAEKNDLMKIKHLGTIAFASTTTVGVFFLSLVLHRFKRKKRILTDKYNLILAKMNQLGKNSLSAYDVKICNDGNTKYIDPHFSVEDQKESMDEDGNAKELYNTELVEKVLNKLKIFEQKELYLNKNLKLPDVAILVGTNRTTLSYILNEHMNIGYPEYIKGLRINYITKLILEDKKYLQYKIESLAEICGMASRQVFRVHFQEINGMTPKDFVKKRFAELDRL; translated from the coding sequence ATGCTCATTCTCAAAGGACATATCGCATTTGTTTTTTTTCTGTTCGTGAATCTTTTTCAAAGTCAGGAACAGCAAAATTCCTATAAAAAACTTTCGTCAATTTTTAATAAGTATGTCGAAAATGATGAACGGGCAATGGTATATGTTAATTTATATATACAAAAAGCTAAGGAAGAATCCGATCTGAAAAGACTTATCGTGGGATATGAAGAGGCAATTTATTACTCGTCGTTAATAGAGCGCAAGTTAAAATATAGCGACAGTACCATAATTACGGCACTGAAAGCGGAAGATAAAGATCAGATATCACGTTCTTATTTAGGTAAAGGTATTATTTACTACTACAATGTCAGAAACTTTAAAAAAGCGTTGGCAGAATACATTAGGGCATACCAATATTCTAAAGGCTCAGAAGATGAATATCTGAAAAACAAGATCATTTATCATTTAGGTATTGTAAAGTGCTATTTAGGATACAATAGTGAAGCTGCGGGACATTTTGTTGAAACAGCAAGTTATTTTGAAACAAATATGAAATCCGATGGTCTGCACGAAAATACACGGCTGAATTATGAGTCTGGATATTTCAACAGTATCTACAGACTTAGTAAATGTTATCATAACTTGAAGCTTTACGTTAAGGAAGATTCCTTGATTAAGATTGGCCTTGACAAAATAGATGGATCTGACAAGCTCTCGACCGAATTTGCATATTTTCAGAAAGGAAGGGGAATTCAATTGATACGTCAGCAAAGACCTGATGAAGCTTTGCTCCATTTTAAGATTGCAGAAGATATTCTTATGCATAAGCAAGACGTTGCTTCTCTGGCCACGGTTAATTTTTATTTAGGGAAGCTCTACTGGAATGCTGGCAAAAGGAAAGAGTCTCTGGTGCATCTCAATAAAGTGGATGCAATGTTCAACAAATATAAAATGATAACGCCAGAAATTAGGTCTAGCTACGAATATCTGATCAATGACACTAAGGAACACGGTAACAAGGATAAACGTCTCTACTACACAACCCAACTGTTGAAAGCAGATTCGATTATTATAACAGACTTCCCACCGTTATCCTCAAAAATGAAATACGAATATGATACGGAGCGGCTTATGGCTGAAAAAAACGACTTGATGAAAATTAAGCATTTGGGAACCATAGCATTTGCATCTACAACTACCGTCGGTGTTTTTTTTCTATCTCTTGTGTTACACCGGTTTAAAAGAAAGAAAAGAATCCTTACGGATAAATATAATCTGATTTTAGCTAAGATGAACCAGCTTGGAAAAAATTCTTTATCAGCTTATGATGTTAAAATATGCAATGATGGTAATACGAAATATATCGACCCTCATTTCAGCGTAGAAGATCAAAAGGAATCAATGGATGAAGATGGAAATGCGAAAGAATTGTACAATACAGAGCTTGTTGAAAAAGTATTAAATAAATTGAAAATTTTCGAACAAAAAGAACTGTACCTCAACAAAAATCTCAAATTGCCTGACGTTGCTATTCTCGTAGGTACTAACAGGACTACCTTGTCCTATATATTGAACGAGCATATGAACATTGGATACCCCGAGTATATCAAAGGGTTGAGGATTAATTATATTACTAAATTAATATTGGAAGACAAAAAATACCTGCAGTATAAGATTGAAAGTCTTGCGGAAATTTGCGGAATGGCTAGCAGGCAAGTTTTCAGAGTACATTTTCAGGAGATCAACGGTATGACCCCAAAGGATTTTGTAAAGAAACGGTTTGCGGAACTAGATCGACTCTAA
- a CDS encoding nucleotidyl transferase AbiEii/AbiGii toxin family protein, with protein MYYNTVNDLLKSSLQILMASKVFDDFRLVGGTSLSLQLGHRISIDIDLFSDVPYGSINFTEIDLFLKSAFTYVDGFSDLDPAMGKSYLIGTDKQNSVKLDLYYTDSYIRPAILAEEIRLATVDEIIAMKVDVVQRGGRKKDFWDLHECLPEYGIGKMLELHEERYPYDHDKELILKKFIDFIIADDDFDPICLHGKYWEFIKEDIEEAVSKYQNL; from the coding sequence ATGTATTACAATACCGTAAATGATTTACTGAAAAGCAGCTTGCAGATCCTTATGGCTTCAAAGGTTTTTGATGATTTCAGGCTTGTAGGTGGGACATCTTTAAGTCTTCAGCTAGGACACCGTATATCAATAGACATCGATCTATTTAGTGACGTACCCTACGGAAGCATTAATTTTACTGAAATTGATCTTTTTCTTAAATCTGCGTTTACCTATGTTGATGGTTTTTCAGACCTAGATCCTGCTATGGGTAAATCCTACCTTATTGGAACCGATAAGCAGAACTCAGTAAAACTTGACTTATACTATACAGACAGTTACATACGACCTGCTATACTAGCCGAAGAAATAAGATTAGCAACGGTAGACGAGATCATTGCGATGAAGGTAGATGTAGTCCAAAGAGGCGGTCGTAAAAAAGATTTTTGGGATCTTCACGAATGTCTTCCCGAATATGGTATCGGAAAAATGCTGGAGCTTCACGAGGAGCGCTATCCATATGATCACGACAAGGAATTAATTCTGAAAAAATTTATTGACTTTATTATCGCAGATGATGATTTTGACCCTATCTGCCTGCACGGCAAATATTGGGAATTTATAAAAGAGGATATTGAAGAGGCGGTCAGCAAATATCAGAATTTGTAA
- a CDS encoding alpha/beta hydrolase family protein, whose amino-acid sequence MKALMNSFLCKVIYIIMMLLGMFVIRYHLVLQAQTPRPELEKLAKDIVEPLVTQLSPDGKYVLMFETNEDSKISLIISETQKPFRKIHKTNVSKNFFLSNDVLVLQVGSVFQKIDLKSQKESEIQNIKTIDFLEAEKQLLIHYDISKNNMLEIYDDHFILRQRIESVSRWQKTEGDLIIFEDKGEKKNLLKISSDGRSNRTIWSSEDEIYNVAKSDTEKKGYVVSVSAAKGLKTYFVSSDLTIVELDAPSIGNYTQINVKKSSDANAIFLTLSKRLPADNKIVSVWYGKEKDLSNYFYGERPSIDVLWYPEEQKVIKLDSDYAGYTGIGRSNLFLRRRVDKEKVDVIEGADKVDHGEMHLWNAVTGADELLDKDGDVMYFDKEGNFILRYVGANWKLLDTRTMTDKFVGMPSKAVPYFSSSGTILWSSKGELWEQNTNDLQKKKIMSVNADSIEVINVVKKSTEAGFHRKYYYLDDSYPLIAAHYDNDLRSTYYMLDQGKKFVIIQESTDRIKHLQVSNDGKNFIWTEENYNKPPVVMAKIKSSASRAVYQYNSQDKGARTITKKQLYYKGVNNEDLQASLFLPANFDPQKKYPVVLWIYEKQQEFTDKYLVPTFKNRRGFNARLLLESGYMVLVPDINYDNKGAGLSALQCINNALDELAKLEQFDMRKIALMGQSFGGYETNFIATHSNRFAAYISGASPSDIIHMANSFNYNFKSPDYYRIEGGQFRMVESFESNKQKYFDNNPIYHASKVIAPMLLWTGTEDKNVDQEETRTFFSALRKYRKTVIALFYAGEGHTITQYPAQKDYTLRMLDWFEYFLKDKRNIPWIDKQMKDAY is encoded by the coding sequence ATGAAGGCTCTTATGAATAGTTTTTTATGTAAAGTCATCTACATCATAATGATGTTGTTGGGGATGTTCGTCATAAGGTATCACTTGGTATTGCAAGCACAAACACCCAGACCTGAGCTTGAAAAATTAGCAAAGGATATAGTGGAACCTTTGGTAACTCAACTATCTCCGGACGGAAAGTATGTGCTGATGTTTGAGACCAATGAGGATTCAAAAATAAGTCTTATCATTTCTGAAACTCAGAAACCTTTCAGAAAGATCCACAAGACCAATGTTTCAAAGAATTTCTTTTTGAGCAATGATGTATTGGTTCTGCAGGTAGGGAGTGTCTTTCAGAAGATAGATCTAAAGTCTCAGAAGGAATCTGAAATACAAAACATCAAGACCATTGATTTTTTAGAAGCTGAAAAACAGCTATTGATTCATTATGACATCAGTAAAAACAATATGCTGGAAATTTATGATGATCACTTTATTTTGAGACAACGAATTGAATCAGTCTCACGATGGCAGAAAACAGAAGGAGATCTGATCATTTTTGAGGATAAGGGAGAAAAGAAAAATTTATTGAAGATCAGTTCAGACGGCCGTTCAAATAGAACAATTTGGTCATCGGAGGATGAAATTTACAATGTGGCAAAATCGGACACAGAAAAAAAAGGATATGTAGTTTCTGTATCAGCAGCAAAAGGACTGAAAACTTATTTTGTGAGTTCTGATCTGACTATCGTGGAACTGGATGCTCCTTCGATCGGTAATTACACTCAGATCAATGTTAAGAAGTCGTCAGATGCAAATGCTATATTCCTGACACTCAGCAAAAGGCTTCCTGCAGATAATAAGATAGTAAGTGTCTGGTATGGCAAAGAAAAAGATTTAAGCAATTATTTTTATGGAGAAAGACCCTCCATTGATGTTTTATGGTATCCTGAGGAACAGAAAGTCATTAAATTGGATTCAGATTATGCCGGATATACGGGCATCGGCAGGTCAAATCTTTTTCTCAGAAGAAGGGTGGACAAAGAAAAAGTAGATGTAATAGAAGGCGCTGATAAGGTAGATCATGGTGAGATGCATTTATGGAACGCTGTAACAGGTGCGGATGAATTGCTTGATAAAGATGGAGATGTGATGTATTTTGATAAAGAAGGGAATTTTATTCTTAGGTATGTAGGGGCTAACTGGAAACTTTTGGACACCAGAACAATGACGGATAAATTTGTAGGTATGCCATCCAAAGCAGTTCCATACTTTAGTTCGTCAGGAACAATTTTATGGTCTTCAAAAGGTGAATTATGGGAGCAGAATACAAATGACCTTCAAAAGAAAAAAATAATGTCGGTCAACGCGGATAGCATTGAGGTTATCAACGTAGTGAAAAAATCAACAGAAGCAGGTTTTCACAGAAAGTATTATTATTTGGATGATTCTTACCCACTAATTGCTGCACATTACGATAACGATCTGCGATCAACCTACTATATGTTGGATCAAGGCAAGAAGTTTGTCATTATTCAAGAAAGCACAGATCGAATCAAACATCTTCAGGTAAGTAATGATGGTAAAAATTTTATATGGACTGAAGAGAATTACAATAAGCCGCCTGTGGTAATGGCGAAAATAAAATCCTCAGCTTCCAGAGCAGTTTATCAATATAATTCTCAGGATAAAGGAGCCAGAACAATTACTAAAAAGCAGCTGTACTATAAAGGTGTCAATAATGAAGATCTTCAGGCAAGCCTGTTCTTACCTGCAAATTTTGATCCTCAAAAAAAATATCCTGTCGTATTATGGATCTACGAAAAACAACAAGAGTTTACCGATAAGTATTTAGTGCCTACCTTTAAAAATAGACGCGGTTTTAATGCCAGATTATTGCTCGAATCTGGATATATGGTGCTGGTGCCAGATATTAATTATGACAATAAAGGAGCAGGACTGTCAGCCTTACAGTGTATAAACAATGCTTTGGATGAGCTTGCAAAATTGGAGCAGTTCGATATGAGAAAGATTGCACTTATGGGGCAGTCGTTTGGTGGCTATGAGACCAATTTTATCGCTACACACAGCAATCGTTTTGCTGCATATATTTCCGGGGCATCTCCGTCAGACATCATTCATATGGCTAATTCGTTTAACTATAACTTCAAATCACCTGATTATTATCGTATTGAAGGTGGACAATTTAGAATGGTTGAAAGTTTTGAGAGTAATAAGCAGAAATATTTTGATAACAATCCTATTTATCACGCATCAAAAGTGATTGCGCCGATGCTTTTATGGACAGGTACCGAGGATAAGAATGTTGATCAGGAGGAGACCAGAACATTTTTCAGTGCGCTGAGAAAATACAGGAAAACAGTTATAGCATTGTTTTATGCAGGCGAAGGGCATACAATAACGCAATATCCTGCACAAAAGGACTATACATTAAGAATGCTGGATTGGTTCGAATATTTTTTAAAGGATAAAAGAAATATCCCTTGGATAGATAAACAAATGAAGGATGCTTATTAG